The DNA window TCTTCGCCTCGTACTTGAACTTCACCGGCTTCGTCTGCCCGTGCAGGTCGAGCTGCCCCGTCGCCTCGCCCCCACCGACGGCGGGGTAGCCAATGGCCGCCTTGGTGACGATCAGCTTCGCGTTCGGGAATTTGCCGACCTCCAGGTACTTCTCCTTCATGTGCTTGTTGCGCAGCTCGATCCCCGTATCGAGCTTGGCGAGGGGGATCACGATCGTCACGCTGTCGGCGGTGTCGCTGACGCGCACCTCGTCCGACTTGCCGACGATGCTCAGACCGGCGGGCCCCACCGCCTTGAACTCCACCGTGGCAGCGCCCGTCGAGGCGAGCTTGGCGTGGGCGGTGAGCGCGGCCCCTGCCGTGAAGGCCGAAGCAAAGAGACCAACATGGAGCCAACGATGCATGATCCATTCTCCCTTTCGGGGACGGCCGACCTCGCGTCAGCCGTCGTGAGGATCATGTGCAACACGATTCCCCCCAGCTCCAGTAACGCCCCCTGACCCGTGTGTTGGGAATCCGGGCCGCGCCTGCAGGCTGGCGATGGGAGGTGTCGAGAGGTGCTCTGACCTAAGGCTTCTTCCGGTTCTTGAGCCGGTCCTGGAGCGCTCGCTGCCGCAGGTAGCGGCGCGCCAGCATGGTCATGGAGAGGATGCCACCGACGGTCGTCAGCACCCCGCGCCAGTTG is part of the Chondromyces crocatus genome and encodes:
- a CDS encoding YceI family protein; translated protein: MHRWLHVGLFASAFTAGAALTAHAKLASTGAATVEFKAVGPAGLSIVGKSDEVRVSDTADSVTIVIPLAKLDTGIELRNKHMKEKYLEVGKFPNAKLIVTKAAIGYPAVGGGEATGQLDLHGQTKPVKFKYEAKKGGSGHAVSGSVRVDMTAFGIEKPSYMGLSVKPDVDVAVTFNVVDS